The proteins below are encoded in one region of Oryzias melastigma strain HK-1 linkage group LG7, ASM292280v2, whole genome shotgun sequence:
- the LOC112141322 gene encoding ski oncogene — translation MEAVSRQSFQPHPGLQQTLKQFHLSSMISLGGPAAFSARWQHELLFKKDGKEPEPALQHLPPPVMPGPLFIPSDRSTERCETVLEGETISCFVVGGEKRLCLPQILNTVLRDFSLQQINSVCDELHIYCSRCTAEQLEILKVMGILPFSAPSCGLITKTDAERLCNALIYGGAFPPRSKKELSGGAPLELQLSDRSFKVYHECFGKCKGLFVPELYASPSAACIQCMDCRLMYPTHKFVVHSHKAQENRTCHWGFDSANWRAYILLSQDYTGKEEKARLEQVLDDVKEKFDFANKYKRKASSRVSRCSNSSVRKSTPETRSAADLCGACLCGWCRSMWCRSMWSRSPVVGADLCCANLCGPDLMWLVQAYVVQIFHGTALPWCRSSVELVFRGAGLPWSWSSVELVFRGAGLPWSRSSVVPVFRDLIDFPEQAVLQKL, via the coding sequence ATGGAGGCTGTAAGCCGGCAGAGCTTCCAGCCTCATCCGGGACTGCAGCAAACTCTGAAGCAGTTCCACCTCAGCTCCATGATCTCCCTGGGGGGCCCGGCGGCGTTCTCTGCCCGGTGGCAGCATGAGCTCCTCTTCAAGAAGGACGGCAAGGAGCCCGAGCCGGCGCTGCAGCATCTGCCGCCGCCCGTCATGCCGGGCCCGCTCTTCATCCCGTCCGACCGCTCCACGGAGCGCTGCGAGACGGTGCTGGAGGGCGAGACCATCTCCTGCTTCGTGGTGGGCGGCGAGAAGCGGCTGTGCCTGCCGCAGATCCTCAACACGGTGCTGCGGGACTTCAGCCTGCAGCAGATCAACTCCGTGTGCGACGAGCTGCACATCTACTGCTCCCGCTGCACGGCGGAGCAGCTGGAGATCCTCAAAGTCATGGGGATCCTGCCGTTCTCCGCGCCGTCCTGCGGCCTCATCACCAAGACGGACGCCGAGCGGCTCTGCAACGCCCTGATCTACGGGGGAGCCTTCCCGCCGCGCAGCAAGAAGGAGCTGAGCGGGGGGGCCccgctggagctgcagctctccGACAGGAGCTTCAAAGTCTACCACGAGTGTTTCGGCAAGTGCAAGGGCTTGTTCGTGCCGGAGCTGTACGCCAGCCCGAGCGCGGCGTGCATCCAGTGCATGGACTGCAGACTCATGTACCCCACGCACAAGTTCGTGGTGCACAGCCACAAGGCGCAGGAGAACAGGACTTGCCACTGGGGCTTCGACTCCGCCAACTGGAGGGCGTACATCCTCCTGAGTCAGGATTACACGGGCAAAGAGGAGAAGGCGCGCCTGGAGCAGGTCCTGGACGACGTCAAGGAGAAGTTCGACTTTGCGAACAAGTACAAAAGGAAAGCTTCGTCCAGGGTGAGCCGCTGTTCCAACTCCTCTGTTCGAAAGTCAACCCCAGAAAccagatctgctgcagatctatGTGGTGCATGTCTATGTGGTTGGTGCAGATCTATGTGGTGCAGGTCTATGTGGTCCAGATCTCCTGTGGTTGGTGCAGATCTATGTTGTGCAAATCTATGTGGTCCAGATCTCATGTGGTTGGTGCAGGCCTATGTGGTCCAGATCTTCCATGGTACTGCTCTTCCGTGGTGCCGGTCTTCCGTGGAGCTGGTCTTCCGTGGTGCTGGTCTTCCGTGGAGCTGGTCTTCCGTGGAGCTGGTCTTCCGTGGTGCTGGTCTTCCGTGGAGCCGGTCTTCCGTGGTGCCCGTCTTCCGGGACCTCATAGATTTTCCTGAGCAGGcggttctgcagaaactctga
- the si:ch73-70k4.1 gene encoding Fanconi anemia core complex-associated protein 20, with protein MAENYPKSKLKRRKFLVEGKSILTDSRRETTPPGATGRDGSAEFGSSGTKNGSPFPAAAHRSCHQPPAEAKNLWALVLSAVEGLQGGSVPDLPPPSVAKPSSDQDGWRWCDLHAEVDPFPQSSSSLSLVQQDPASSSSSFTEQRADPQTETAPPRTTEGRRSDRSQQGSGSVGEEEEEQKHGGRGELQSCPMCLQEFPSGFSQMDCDSHLAQCLSDMNVDVTW; from the exons ATGGCTGAAAATTACCCCAAATCGAAGTTGAAACGTCGAAAGTTTTTGGTGGAAGGAAAGTCTATTCTGACGGACAGCCGGCGCGAAACAACCCCCCCGGGAGCGACGGGGAGGGACGGCTCAGCGGAGTTCGGTTCCAGCGGAACCAAGAACGG GTCGCCCTTTCCCGCCGCAGCCCACCGGAGCTGCCATCAGCCCCCCGCTGAGGCAAAGAACCTGTGGGCGCTGGTGCTGTCTGCTGTGGAGGGCCTACAGGGGGGCTCGGTTCCGGACCTCCCTCCTCCTTCTGTAGCG AAGCCTTCGTCAGACCAGGATGGATGGCGCTGGTGTGACCTCCACGCAGAGGTCGATCCATTCCCACAATCCTCGTCCAGTCTAAGCTTGGTCCAGCAGGATCCagcctcctcatcctcatccttCACAGAGCAGAGGGCCGATCCTCAGACAGAGACCGCTCCCCCCAGGACGACAGAGGGACGGCGGTCTGACAGAAGCCAGcagggttctggttctgtaggcgaggaagaggaggagcaaaagcatggaggaagaggagagctGCAGAGCTGCCCCATGTGTCTGCAGGAGTTCCCCTCAGG ATTCTCCCAGATGGACTGTGACAGCCACCTGGCCCAGTGTCTGTCCGACATGAATGTGGACGTCACCTGGTGA